The Gemella massiliensis genome contains a region encoding:
- the asnS gene encoding asparagine--tRNA ligase, which translates to MNINNLKEKLGQKVTIGAWISNKRSSGKIAFLQLRYGAGFIQAVALKESLGEERYQQLRHLPQESSLKVTGLIKENNRELSGIELEIEDFTIISEAIDYPITPKEHGVEFLADNRHIWIRSKKQHAILIVRNQIIKSTYDFFEKEGFLKTDPPILTSSAPEGTTELFNTKYFDEEAYLSQSGQLYLEATAMAFGKVFSFGPTFRAEKSKTRRHLIEFWMIEAEMAFCNHNESLTLQEAYVNHLIADVIEKCPEQLKILGRDLETLNNARGEFPRIKYKDAIKLLKDNGFDDIEYGDDFGSPHETFIANSYNKPVFITNWPIDIKPFYMIEDPAGPGTVLCADLIAPEGYGEIIGGSQRIDDYDKLLENIKKHDLNLDAYGWYLDLRKYGSVEHSGFGLGLERTVAWITGNGHVRETIPFPRLLNRLTP; encoded by the coding sequence TTGAACATCAATAATTTAAAGGAAAAACTAGGTCAAAAAGTAACGATTGGTGCTTGGATTTCCAACAAAAGAAGTAGTGGAAAGATAGCATTTTTACAATTACGCTATGGTGCCGGATTTATTCAAGCTGTTGCATTAAAAGAGAGTTTAGGAGAAGAACGTTATCAACAATTACGTCATTTGCCTCAAGAATCTTCATTGAAAGTAACAGGATTAATTAAAGAAAATAATAGAGAGTTATCCGGTATTGAGTTGGAAATTGAAGATTTTACAATTATTTCGGAAGCAATTGATTATCCAATTACGCCAAAAGAACATGGAGTAGAGTTTTTAGCAGATAATCGTCATATTTGGATACGTTCTAAAAAACAACATGCTATTTTAATCGTTCGTAATCAAATTATCAAATCAACTTATGATTTCTTTGAAAAAGAAGGATTTTTAAAAACTGATCCTCCAATTTTAACTTCATCTGCTCCTGAGGGAACTACCGAATTATTTAATACAAAGTATTTTGACGAAGAAGCCTATCTTTCTCAGTCCGGTCAATTATATTTAGAAGCTACTGCTATGGCATTCGGTAAAGTATTTTCATTTGGGCCGACGTTCAGAGCGGAAAAATCTAAAACACGTCGTCATTTAATTGAATTTTGGATGATTGAAGCAGAAATGGCATTTTGTAATCATAATGAAAGTTTAACATTACAAGAGGCTTACGTTAATCATTTAATTGCTGATGTTATTGAAAAATGCCCTGAACAACTAAAAATTCTTGGGCGTGATTTAGAAACTTTAAACAATGCTCGTGGTGAATTTCCTCGTATTAAATATAAAGATGCTATTAAGTTGTTAAAAGATAATGGTTTTGATGATATTGAATACGGTGACGATTTCGGTTCTCCACACGAAACATTTATAGCAAACAGTTATAATAAACCTGTATTTATTACTAATTGGCCAATAGACATTAAACCTTTCTATATGATAGAAGATCCTGCTGGCCCGGGGACAGTATTATGTGCTGATCTTATTGCACCTGAGGGCTATGGAGAAATCATTGGTGGTTCGCAACGTATTGATGATTATGATAAATTGCTGGAAAATATCAAAAAGCATGATTTAAACTTGGATGCTTACGGTTGGTATTTGGATCTTAGAAAATATGGTTCTGTTGAACATTCAGGTTTTGGTCTTGGATTGGAAAGAACTGTGGCATGGATTACAGGAAATGGTCATGTTCGTGAAACTATCCCATTCCCACGTCTATTAAATAGACTTACACCTTAA
- a CDS encoding DnaD domain protein, whose protein sequence is MLNVNTNGLLVDAEFLMNYKNYNLSGEEAIFLLQINYLTEQGEKIFSVNSFSVALNMPEKDIFSMLDSLLRKRVIKLAKNNRISFIIFNTEDNFYTLKELLKLVESMVSRMLTSREIDIISSWIDRKFLKSEIDEALNISKNINYVNGILNNKINNDMINSEESENILGYDWLNK, encoded by the coding sequence ATGCTAAATGTTAACACTAATGGACTATTAGTTGATGCTGAATTTTTAATGAATTACAAAAATTATAATTTATCTGGAGAGGAAGCAATTTTTCTTCTTCAGATAAATTACTTAACAGAGCAAGGGGAGAAAATATTTTCTGTAAATTCATTTTCAGTAGCACTAAATATGCCTGAAAAAGATATATTTTCTATGTTGGACAGTTTACTTAGAAAAAGAGTTATTAAATTAGCAAAAAATAATAGAATTAGTTTTATTATTTTTAATACTGAAGATAATTTTTATACTCTAAAAGAATTACTAAAATTAGTTGAGAGTATGGTTTCAAGAATGTTGACTTCGAGAGAAATTGATATTATTTCATCTTGGATTGACAGAAAATTTTTAAAAAGTGAAATAGATGAAGCCCTAAACATTTCAAAAAATATTAATTATGTAAATGGAATTTTAAATAATAAAATTAACAATGATATGATAAATTCGGAAGAAAGCGAGAATATTTTGGGATATGACTGGCTTAACAAATAA
- the nth gene encoding endonuclease III, with the protein MTGLTNKKLNEKAKKVSKYLDRVFPNVECELNFSNNLELIIAVLLSAQCKDEYVNRATVGLFEKYKTIDDYADSKVNDIEKLIKSLGLYKAKSKNIVGMANMLRDVYDYKIPQTREELIKLPGVGRKTANVVLSVGFGIPAIAVDTHVERVTKLMGLVDMNATPLEVEKKLMEIFPMKDWGKIHHQLIHLGRYKLPARGEKDTDPELERLLIE; encoded by the coding sequence ATGACTGGCTTAACAAATAAAAAATTGAATGAAAAAGCTAAAAAAGTAAGTAAATATCTTGATAGAGTTTTTCCAAATGTTGAATGTGAGCTTAATTTTTCTAATAATCTTGAATTAATTATTGCTGTATTATTATCGGCACAGTGTAAAGATGAGTACGTTAACCGTGCTACTGTTGGTTTATTTGAAAAATATAAAACTATTGATGATTATGCTGATTCCAAAGTTAATGATATAGAAAAATTAATTAAAAGTCTAGGATTATATAAGGCAAAATCAAAAAACATCGTGGGTATGGCAAATATGTTAAGGGATGTTTATGATTACAAAATACCACAAACACGTGAAGAGCTTATAAAGTTACCCGGTGTTGGTAGAAAAACAGCAAATGTTGTCCTTTCTGTTGGATTTGGGATACCGGCTATTGCTGTTGATACGCACGTAGAACGTGTTACAAAATTGATGGGGCTTGTTGATATGAATGCTACACCGCTGGAAGTAGAAAAGAAATTAATGGAGATATTTCCTATGAAAGATTGGGGGAAAATTCATCATCAGCTTATACATTTAGGTAGATATAAATTACCTGCACGTGGTGAAAAAGACACAGATCCCGAGTTGGAAAGATTATTAATTGAATAA
- the lspA gene encoding signal peptidase II, whose product MVYIIIFSIIFIFLDQLSKYFILNDMNLGDSKEIITNFFNITSHRNRGAAWGILQDSRYFFIVTTLIFLIILFYYIYKQREKITKFDILTFSLIVGGAIGNFIDRIIRHEVVDFLDFELFGYNFPIFNLADTFICVGVLFLLVKIYKEEN is encoded by the coding sequence ATGGTATATATTATTATTTTTTCAATAATTTTTATTTTTTTAGATCAGCTTAGTAAATATTTTATTCTTAATGATATGAATTTAGGAGATAGTAAAGAAATCATAACTAACTTTTTTAATATTACTTCTCATAGAAATCGTGGAGCAGCTTGGGGAATACTTCAAGACAGCAGGTACTTTTTTATAGTAACAACACTTATATTTTTAATTATTCTTTTTTATTATATTTATAAACAAAGAGAAAAAATTACTAAATTTGATATTCTTACTTTTTCGCTGATTGTAGGTGGTGCAATTGGTAATTTTATTGATAGAATAATACGTCATGAAGTTGTTGACTTTTTAGATTTTGAATTATTCGGATATAATTTTCCAATTTTTAACCTTGCCGATACATTTATTTGTGTAGGGGTATTGTTTTTACTTGTAAAAATATATAAAGAAGAAAATTAA
- a CDS encoding CPBP family intramembrane glutamic endopeptidase: MRISFKRGNIKYLLISGLIYFMAVFVIPSILPTSINVYTRLNIVLALSIAATIILGMYSRKITNDIEHDGKRYNFLILFTIGLIGFMAMMFLQGAVNYILQYLAKFFEFQTTSKNTSHVVEIIKRMPIFVLYVTVLGPIMEELFFRKAVFGYFYDIFLGSKSWIRFTIPAVITGVVFALPHDGFSPLMLIYIVMSIVFSYLYTLTKSIITPMVAHIFMNILVVVVQIFLGA, encoded by the coding sequence ATGAGAATTTCGTTTAAAAGAGGTAATATTAAATATTTATTAATTAGCGGTTTAATTTATTTTATGGCTGTATTTGTAATACCGAGTATTTTACCGACATCAATAAATGTTTACACAAGATTAAATATTGTTCTGGCTTTATCAATAGCTGCAACTATAATTTTAGGAATGTATAGCCGAAAAATAACGAACGACATAGAACATGATGGAAAAAGGTATAATTTTTTAATACTTTTTACAATAGGACTTATAGGGTTTATGGCAATGATGTTTTTACAGGGAGCTGTTAATTATATCTTGCAATATTTAGCGAAATTTTTTGAATTCCAGACTACAAGCAAAAATACCAGTCATGTAGTAGAAATTATAAAACGTATGCCAATTTTCGTGTTATATGTAACTGTATTAGGACCTATTATGGAAGAATTATTTTTTAGAAAAGCTGTTTTTGGATATTTTTATGATATTTTTCTTGGAAGTAAATCATGGATAAGATTTACTATACCTGCAGTAATAACAGGAGTAGTGTTCGCTTTACCGCACGACGGGTTTTCTCCGCTTATGTTAATTTATATCGTTATGTCAATAGTATTTAGTTATTTATATACTTTAACAAAAAGTATTATTACTCCAATGGTTGCTCATATATTTATGAATATTTTAGTTGTTGTTGTTCAAATATTTTTAGGTGCATAG
- a CDS encoding MFS transporter — protein sequence MSSKTWLSTNYFLQFAVNGVFLPFWILYLTSVKNITVLEASSIFSMLYFARFLSGIFVSPYLVKKYSLGLTLKISVAVGLVLAISYGFTNEKSILTIITFLFGMIYFTVSPLVESLASLFLKEENIDYGKVRTYGSVSFTLVGILIGGVIGYVGNNALYYILVFLVLIYLIFMFLPQPKLVSNLKVEKEEKREQLYSWVIKDKNALFLIISIFLYQLAHTAYNNYNAIYLESMNISAKWLSGIILNISVIAEILFFIFSKNIISKVKPTHLFILSGVGGVIRWAVLGTFHNIYVFISMQCFHAITFAMSHIAFILILNKGFSTKKIIDMQNLYMAIGFQLSMAVGLYLMGGLWDISTTYVFYASAGIALVGTIFAMKIKEK from the coding sequence ATGTCATCAAAAACATGGTTATCCACAAATTATTTTTTACAATTTGCAGTAAATGGTGTATTTTTACCGTTTTGGATACTTTATTTAACGAGTGTAAAAAATATAACAGTTTTAGAGGCAAGTTCAATATTTTCAATGTTATATTTTGCCAGATTTCTTAGTGGTATTTTTGTAAGTCCCTATTTAGTAAAAAAATATAGTTTAGGTTTAACGTTGAAAATATCGGTTGCTGTGGGACTTGTACTTGCAATAAGTTATGGTTTTACAAATGAAAAAAGTATTTTAACTATAATAACATTTTTATTTGGAATGATTTATTTCACAGTATCACCATTGGTGGAAAGTCTTGCGTCACTATTTTTAAAAGAGGAAAATATTGATTATGGTAAGGTTAGAACATATGGTTCTGTCAGTTTCACCTTGGTTGGAATATTAATTGGTGGTGTTATTGGTTATGTTGGTAACAATGCGCTATACTATATTTTAGTATTTTTGGTATTGATATATTTGATTTTTATGTTTTTGCCACAACCAAAATTAGTAAGTAATCTTAAAGTAGAAAAGGAAGAAAAAAGAGAACAATTATATTCATGGGTAATAAAAGATAAAAATGCCTTATTTTTAATTATATCAATTTTTTTATATCAACTAGCTCATACAGCTTATAATAATTATAATGCTATTTATTTAGAAAGTATGAATATATCTGCGAAATGGTTATCAGGAATAATCTTGAATATTTCTGTGATAGCTGAAATATTATTTTTTATTTTTTCAAAAAATATAATTAGTAAAGTAAAACCAACACATCTTTTTATTTTATCCGGAGTTGGTGGTGTAATACGTTGGGCAGTGTTGGGAACTTTTCATAATATTTATGTTTTTATTTCAATGCAATGTTTTCATGCAATAACATTTGCAATGTCACATATTGCTTTTATTTTGATTTTAAATAAAGGATTTAGCACAAAAAAAATTATTGATATGCAGAATTTATATATGGCTATAGGTTTTCAACTAAGCATGGCTGTAGGACTTTACCTTATGGGAGGATTATGGGATATTAGTACAACATATGT